The window CGGCCTGGCCGTTCGCTCCATCCAGCAGATGGTGGACCGAGGGGAGTTCGAGGCCTGGAAGACCCATGGCGGCCACCGCCGCATCTCGCGCAAGTCCGTGGAGCGCTGGGAAGCCGCGCGGCTGTCCACCGCCACGGCCGCCGTCACGGCCCCCCGCAACCGGCGCGCCACCGACCGGCCCGCTCAGCCTGGAGCCGACCCAGGCGATGCGCGGCCCATGAAGATCCTGCTGATCGAGGATTCGGTGCATTTCCAGAACCTTGTGGCCTTGCTGGTGAAACAGCATTTCCCCGATGCGGAACTGCGCACGGCCGGCGACGGCATCATCGGCCTGGCCATGTACGGCCAGTTCCAGCCCGACGTGATGCTGGTGGACATCCTGCTGCCTGGCATTGACGGGGCCACACTGATCGCCACGCTGCGCTCCCATCCGCAATTCGCCAGCAGCCGGCTCATCGTGGTGACCTCGCTCGACGAATCGCAGCGCGGGCCCTATGCATTCGCGCTGGAGGGCGTGCCCGTGGTGCACAAGACGGCCCTGGTCGCCGAGCTGCCGGCGCTGCTGGCGGCGCCTGCCGGTGCCACCGCCACGGCGGTCGCCTGATGGCCAATGCCGCTGGCGTGCTGCTGGTCGAAGACGATCCGGCGCTCGTGCGGTTTTTTCGACTGGCGACGGAGGATCTCGGCATCACCCTGCGCGTCTGCGCCACCGTGGCGGAGGCCATCGTGGCGCTGGAGGCCGAGCCGTCGCAACTGATCATCACCGACTTGATGCTGCCCGGCGAATCCGGCCTGGTCCTGCTGCAAAGACTGCAGCAGACGCCCCGGCTGCGGGCCGGCGCCCGGCTGGCGGTCTGCAGCGCTGGGATCACGGCCCAGGTGCAGGGTGAACTGGCCGCGCTGGGCGCCTGGCGGCAAATGCACAAGCCGGTGTCGGTGCAGGCGGTGCGCGACTGCGTGCAGGAAGGGCTGCGCCTGCCCGTCGAGGAGGCCTCCGCCGGGTCCCCGCCGGGCGACGGGGCGGATGCATGGGTGAACGACGAGGCGGCTGCCGTGGCCCGGTATTTCGCTGGCAACCTGGCCCTGTTCACATCGTTTCGCGAAAGTTGCCTGGCGCAGTTTCCCGTGGACATGGAGTCCGGCGATACGGCGCTTGCCGCACGGGATGCCGCCGCTTTCCGTCGCGTCAACCACACGCTCAAATCCGTGCTGCTGTCCCTGGGCATGACCCAGGCCAGCGACTGCGCGCGCCGGCTCGAGTTGGCGGCGGCCGAGGCCGATTGGCGCGAGGCCGAAGGCGACTGGGCGCGGCTGCGCGGCCTGCTGCTTTCGCTGGTGCGGCCCTGACATCGCCCGGCCGGTCGCGCGCCAGCCGGCGACTCAGCGGGCGCGGCCGATGCGCAGCGGCTGGGTCTTCCTGTGCGCGACGACCTGGGGCGTCGCGGCGCCCGCGCCCGCATGGGCCCGGGCTCGGGGATGGGCCGGGATGGCCGGACGCATTCCGGTGACCTGCGGGCCCGATGCTGCGCGGATGGGCGTGCCCTCCCGCATCTGGAACACACCGACCGCGCGCTGCAGCGTCTCGGCGCTCTGACCCAGTGCGCCCGCCGAAGCGGCGGACTCCTCCACCAGTGCGGCATTCTGCTGCGTCACGGTGTCCAGCTGCGCCACGGCCTGGTTCACCTGCGCGATGCCGAGCGACTGCTCCTGGGTGGCCCCGGTGATCTGGTGCACCATCGCCGACACGTCGCGCACCGAGTTCATCACCTCGGCCAGCGTCGTGCCGGCGCCATGGATGCGTTCCGTGCCCTGGGCGATGCGCTGCGCGGCCTCGGCGGTGAGTTGCTGGATCTCCTTGGCCGCGCTCGCGCTGCGTTGCGCCAGCGCCCGAACCTCGGCCGCCACCACGGCGAAGCCGCGGCCGCTTTCGCCGGCGCGCGCCGCCTCCACGGCCGCGTTCAGCGCCAGGATGTTGGTCTGGAAGGCAATGCCCTGGATCACCGAAGTGATGCTGCCGATCTTGCTCGACGACTGTTCGATGGCGTCCATCGCTTCGCGCGCGTCCCGCACCGCCTGCTCGCCGCGGCTGGCGACCTCGCGGCTGCTGTCGCTGCGGCTGGCCATCTGCGCGGCCGTGTCCGCCGTCTGGCGCACGGTGCCGGAGAGTTCTTCCATCGAGGCCGCCGTCTGCTCCAGGCTGCTGGCTTGCGATTCGGTGCGGCCGGCCAGGTCGAGGCTGCCCTGCGCGATCTCGCGGGCCGAGGCGGTGAAGCCGGCGATCTCCTTGCGCACATCGCCGACGACGGCACGCAGGTTGATCTGGATCTGGTTGAGCCGGCGCATCAGCGTGCCCATCGGCTCCGGGAAGTCCAGCCGTGGCTCGCCCAGCAGGTTGCAGCCCGAGAGCTCGCCGGCGAACCGCACGGCTTCCTTCAGGGCCTCGCCTTGGCGCAGATGGAACCACGCAAACGCCGCGCCGAGGCCGAGGGCCAGGATACCCAACCGTGCCAGCGCGGCCGTCGGGCCCGACCACTGCATCAGGTCGGGCAACAGGGATGCGCCGCCGACCAACGCCAGCGCCACGCCCATGCGGGCCGTCAGCGACGCCTGGTGCAGCCGTGCAGACCAGCCCGCAAGGCCGCGCTGACGCACCTGCCCGGCCTCCAGGGACAGTGCATGCCCGCCTGCCTTGGCCTGCCGGGCGAGCCGGGCATACAGCGCCTCGGCCGCATGCACCTGCGCGCGGCTCGGCTTGATGCGCACCGACATGTAGCCGCAGGGCTTGCCGTTCTCGAGGATGGGCGTCACGTTGGCCAGCACCCAGTAGTGGTCGCCGTTCTTGCGGCGGTTCTTCACGAAACCGGTCCATGGGCTGCCGCGGCCGATGGTGCGCCACATGTCCTTGAAAGCGGCCTCCGGCATGTCGGGGTGCCGGATCAGGTTGTGCGGCTGGCCGATCAATTCCTCGTAGGCATAACCGGAGGTGGCGACGAAGGCATGGTTGCAGTGGGTGATGAAGCCCCGGGTGTCGGTGGTCGAGACCAGCGCGTCCGCATCCGGGAAATCGTATTCCTGCTGTGTGATGGGAAGGTTGTTTTGCATGGTTTTTCCAATTGGCCGGCATGGTTGGCGCCCTGGGGCGGGAGCCTTTGCCCGGTGCGCCGACTTTAGGCACGCGCCGGTGGCGGCGATGTAGGGAGTTCTCGACCCCGGATGCCGGGAGCGGTGGTCATATTTCCCCACCTCCCTGCTTTTCGCTTCACTACAATGAAGCAATTGGTAACCACGGCGCTCCAGGCCTGCGCCTCGCGTGGTCTGTGCCGCGTCCCTCCGCCTTGCTCCAACCAGAGGTGTGCCCTAACTTGAAACCCGGTCAGACCCCGCCCGCCCAGGAGATCCAGTCCGGGTTCGCGCACAGCGAAGCCAGGCTCAAGGCCTTGTTCGAGTCGGCGATGGACGGCATCGTGACGATCGATGCCACGCAGCGCATCGTGATGTTCAACAAGGCCGCCGAACACATGTTCCGCTGCGACGCCGCCACGGCGCTCGGACAACCCATCACCCGTTTCATGCCGGAACGCTTCCGCGCCCATCACGAGAGCTATGTCGAGAACTTCGGCACCACCGGTGTCACCATGCGCCGGATGGGCCGCATCGGCGCCATCAGCGGCCTGCGGGCCGACGGCGAGGAATTCCCCATCGAGGCGTCGATCTCCCAGGTCGATCTGGACGGCCACAAGCTGTTCACCGTGATTCTGCGCGATGTGACCGAGCGCGTGCGCGACGAGCAGCGCCTGCGCGAGCAGCAGGAGACCCTGGCGGCCGTCATCGATGCGGCCAGCGATGCGGTGGTCAGCTGCGACAAGGACGGACTGATCGTGCTGTTCAATCCGGCGGCCGAACGCATCTTCGGCCGCACGGCCGCCAGCATGCTGGGCCAGCCGCTGGACGTGCTGATGCCGGGCCGCTACCGCGACCGCCACGGCGGCGACCTGCAGGGCTTCGTCGACTCCGAGGTCACGCGACGCGCCATGGGGGCCGGACGGGTCAAGGGTGTGCGCTCCGACGGCGAGGAGCTGGAGCTCGAGGCCTCGATCTCGCGCTCCGTGGTCAACGGTCGGCTCACGCTCACGGCCATCCTGCGCGACGTGACCCAGCGCGCCCGCGCCGAGGCCGCGCTGCTGCGCTACCAGAGCGAGCTGTCCGACCTGACCCAGCGGCTCATGCACCAGGAAAAGGAAACCACCCGGCAACTGGCGCAGGCGCTGCACGACCAGCTGGGCCAGACCTTGACGGCCATCCGTCTCACCTTCGACGCCACCCCGGTGCGGTCGACGGGTTCGACGAGCGCCGACCCGGCCAGCCAGCGGCTGGGCCAGCTCATCGACCAGGCCATCCGCGAGGTGCGCCAGGTGCTGGTCGACCTGCGTCCGCCGTTGCTGGACGACCACGGCCTGGCCGCCGCGCTCGACAATGAACTGCAGTCGCGCGACCGCCTGCTCGCCGGTGTCGACCTGCTGCTCGAAGTCGAACCCGAGGTCGCGCGGCTGCGCTGGCCGGCGGACATCGAATACGCCGCCTTCATGGTGGCGCGCGAGGCCACGTCCAACGCAATCCAGCACGCGCGTGCGAGCCTGGTGCGCGTGGTGCTCACCGGTGGCGAGCGGCGGTTCCGCGTGGAAGTCATCGACGACGGACAGGGCTGGCCGCTGAATGCGCAGAACGCGCGGCCCGGGCATCTGGGCGTGGTCGGCATGCGCGAGCGGGCGCTGGCCATCGGCGCGCATTTCACCGTCAAACCGAACGCCGGCGGCGGCACCCTGGTGTGCCTCGACTGGGAGGAGTCCTCTTGAGCACGCTCTATCTTGTGGACGACCACCTCATGGTGCGCGAAGGCTTGCGCGCGGTGTTGCAGATCGCCGGCCACGAGGTGGTGGGGGAGACCGCCGACCCGACGGTGGCGGTGGCCGAGATCCTGCGGCTGGGCCCCCAGGTGTTGCTGCTCGACCTGAGCCTGGGGGGGCGCTCGGGCTTCGAAGTGCTCGTCGAACTGCAGCGCCGTGCCGCGAGCGTGCGCACCGTGGTGCTCACCATGTCCGCCCAGCCGCAGCACGTGGCCGAGGCCATGCGGCTGGGGGCGGTGGGCTACGTGCTCAAGGGCGCCCCGTCGAGCGAGATGCTGCGCGCCGTCGAGGTGGTGCTGCAGGGCCGGCGCTACCTGGGCCAGGAGGTGGCCGATCTGGCCGTGCAGGCGCTCACCGGCAACTCGGACGCCGATCCGTTCGCCGGGCTGTCGCCGCGGGAGCGTCAGATCGTGGTGATGGTGGTGAAGGGCTCTTCCAGCGCGGCCATCGGGCGTGAGCTGCACCTCTCGCCCAAGACCATCGACACCTACCGCAGCCGCCTCATGAACAAGCTGGGGACCGCCAATGTCACGGCGCTGGTGCGCCTGGCCATGCGGCACCAGTTGCTTGGCGTGGACGCTTCCTGACGGTTTTTGCTTCCGATGCCGTGCATCTGTCGCGGCCATCCCGACAGCGGCAGTCGAGAGTTCCCCACAGACGCCAGGCGCAGCGATTCCTACATTTGACCGACCGGCACACAGCCTTTGCCGCCGGGTCTTCTGCAAGGAATCGCCATGCCCTACGAAAAGACCAGCGCCGTCGCCGTGCCCCAGCTTCCTCTGGAGAATCTGGGGGACGTCGCCAGCATGATGCTGCAGGCCATGCAGGAATCGCCAGCGCCGATGATGTTGACCAACGCCACGGGTGACATCCTGCGTGTCAATACCGCCTTCGAGCAGGCTACCGGCTACGCATTCGCGGAGCTCGCCGGCCGCAACCCGAGCCTGCTCAAGTCCGGGCTGCAGGGGACCGGTTTCTACCGCAGCATGTGGTCGCAGTTGCGGCGCACCGGGCGCTGGCAGGGCGAAATCTGGAACCGCCGCAAGGACGGCCGGCTGTTCCAGGAACATCTCTCCATCATTGCGTTGCGCGGCACAGAAGGCAACCCCGACTATTACCTCGGCACCTATGCCGCGCAGGCGCCGCGCGGGGCCAGCCGGGACCGAAGCCGCGACGGCGCCACCGACGCCACGACCGGCCTTCCGAGCCGGCAGGCCTTTGCGGGCGCGGCCGACCGGCTGTGTGGCCGACACGGCGTGGTGCACGTGCTCGCGCTCGACATCGATGGCTTCACCGAACTCAACGAGTTGCATGGCCTGGAGTCTGGCGATGCGGTCTTGCGCCAGATGGCCCTGCGCTGCACCGAGGTGGCCGCCGCGAACGGCCGGGCAGCGGTGGTCGCCCGGGTCGGCCCCGATGAATTCGCCATCGCCCTGGCCGGTTGCCGTACCCGGGGCGGCGAGGAGATCGATGCGGTGCAGCCTTTCGCGGCCCGCCTCTACGCCAGGATGGCCATGCCCTTCGACCTCGGAAGCGGGCAAAGCCTGCACGTGTCCGTCAGCGTGGGTCTGGCCTCGCTGGTGCGCGGCTGCGGCACGGCAACCGAGGCGCTGCTGCATGCCTCGGTGGCGCGCCAGCAGGCGGTCCCCGGCTTGCCCACGCTGCAGCGCTACGAAGACCAGGACGGCCAGCGGCGCATGGCGATCGCGCTGCGCGAAGCCGTTCGGCTGGAACAGATCACGCTGGCCTACCAGCCCAAGGTGGCGCTGGCCACCGGGCGGCTGGCCGGTGTGGAAGCGCTCGCGCGCTGGGTGCTGCCCGACGGCACGGCCGTGCCGCCTTCGGAATTCATTCCCCTGGCCGAGCGGCGCGGACTCATCGGGGCACTCGGCGACAGCGTGATGGACACCGCGCTCGCGCAGATCCGCGCGTGGTGCGACGACGGCCTGCCGGCGCCGGTGGTGGCCGTCAATTTCTCGGCGCTGCAGTTCCAGCGCGAAAACCCGACCCAGCGCCTGGCACTGGCCATGGACCGGCATGGCGTGCCTGCCGGGCTGCTGGAGCTGGAGCTCACCGAATCGCTGCTGATCGGCGACATCGATGTGGTGATGCAATCGCTGCGCACCTTCCGCGATCTCGGCGTGACGTTGAGCATCGACGACTTCGGCACGGGCTATTCGTCGCTGGCCTATCTGCGCCGCTTCCCCATCCAGTACCTGAAGATCGACCGGCAATTCGTCTCGGCCATGGCCAGCGACACCAGCGCCTGCGAGATCGTTCGGCTGATCGTGGAGATGGCGCACCGCCTCAACCTGCGCTGCATCGCCGAGGGCATCGAAACCGTGGCGCAGCTCGAATTGCTCAAGGCCATGGGCTGCGACGAAGGCCAGGGCTTCCTGCTGGCGCGGCCGATGCCGCCGTTGGCGATGGACGAGGTGTTGGCCGGCCGGCTGCCGTGGGCGCATCTGTTCGATGGCGAGGCGGCCGCGACGCAACCCGTACGGGCCGGCGAGGCGCACGGCACCGTCGTCGAAAGAAGGAGCGTCTCGTGTGCAACCGACTGAATCCCGCCCAGACGGCAGGCTTGACCAGGCCCCGCAAGGTGCTGACGGTCTTCGCCGCGCGCGGGCATCGGGACACGGTACGCCGGCTGTGCCGCAGCCTTGAGCCCGCCAGCCAGGTCACCGACGTGGCCAGCGCCACCGATGCGGTGCTCACGCTGCTCACCGGTCCCATGGACCTGGTGCTGGTCGACGCCGGCCTGGCGGGGGACCTGCTCGGCGCGCTGCTGCGCCACGCACAGCGCTCGGCACCACGCGCGAAACTGGCGGTCTTCGCCGGCGGCGCACTCGCCCCCGGGTGGCTGCCCTGGTCCCAGCTCGAGGCCACGCTGCTGGCGCTGCTGGCCCGCGCTTGAATGACACCATGGCTTGATCTGACGCAACAGGCCTGCAGCCGACCGGCGGATGATGGACAGCCTGAGCATTCTCTCGAAAGGGCCATCATGAAGATCCTCCTGGCTGTCGACGGCAGCGACTACACCAAGCGCATGACCGAATACCTGGCCTCCCACGCCTGGCTCGTCTCTGGCAACGCGTTCACCGTACTCACCACCGTGCTGCCGGTGCCGCACCGGGCGGCCGCCTTCGTCGGCACGGAGACGGTCAAGCTGTACTACACCGATGACGCGCGCCTGGTGCTCGACCCGGTGCGCGATTTCCTGCAATCCCACGGCGTCCAGGCCGAATACGTCTACAAGGTGGGCCATCCCGCGCAGGAGATCGCGCGGTATGCCGAGGAAAATGGTTTCGACCTGGTCATGATGGGCTCGCACGGACATGGTCTGGTGAAGAACCTGGTCATGGGGTCGGTGGCCACCAAGGTGCTTGCGCAATGCAAGGTGCCCCTGCTGCTGGTGCGTTGAATGGACAGGCCGATCGATCACACCGAGGTGCTGCGCTGGCTTGAGGCGCGCAGCGACGAGTTGCGCGCCGAGATCGCTGCGGCGCAGCGGCTGCCCGACAGGAGCCATGAGGTGGGCGACTTCAAGGACGAGGCAACGGACAGCCTCGCGTCGACGGTGTCCGGTGCCGAGGTCGAGCGCGACCTGGCCGAACTGCGTGACAACGAACACACGCTGGCGATCATCCGCCAGGGCCGGTACGGCCTGTGCGAGGACTGCGCAGAGCCGATCGAAGCCGCGCGTCTGCAAGCCCGGCCCGCGTCCACACGCTGCCTGGCCTGCCAGGAGGCAGCCGAACGCCGTCCTCAGGCCGCGGGCAGCTGAAGCTGTGCCGGCGCGGCCGGGGACGATGGGGTCGCCGGGCTGGAGGCGGCCAGTTCCAGGCGGAGCTGGTTCACGCCGTTCGCGCGCTGGACGTTGAAGCCCAGGCTGCGGGCCAGGCCCGCCATGGCCAGGTTGTCGGGCAGGCATTCGGCGACCAGCCGCGCCGCGCCGCGGTCGGCGGCATAGTCCCTCAGCGTGCGCATCAGCGCGGTGGCCAGGCCGTGCCGCTTGACCCAGGAGGCCACCTGCACGGCGAATTCCACGTTCACGTTGTCCGGATCGCTGAGGCCGCAGGCGTAGCCCAGCAACCGCGACTGCTGGGTGTCGGCCGCGTCGAAGGCGACGAAGGTCATCTCGCGGTCGTAGTCGATCTGGCTGTAGCGCGCGAGTTCGGAGCGTGGCACGCAACCGCGCCGCGCGAAGAAACGCAGCCGCATGTCCTCGGTGGGCGCGGTTTCGTAGAAATGGGCGAGCGCGGCTTCGTCGTCGGGCCGGATGGGGCGCAACAGCACCCGCGTGCCATCGGGCAGGCTGCAGGGCCGGGCCAGCTCCGAAGGATAGGGGCGGATCGCCAGGCGGCCGCGGCCATCGCCTCGCAACGGGCCGAGCAGCACCCGGGCGTCCAAGGCGATCACGCCCGCGCCATCCGCGAGCAGCGGGTTGATGTCCAGCTCGGCGATCTCGGCGCAGTCGCAGACCAGCTGAGAGATCCGCACCAGCACCCGGCTGAGCGCGGCGCGGTCTGCGGCCGGCTGATCGCGGTAACCTGCGAGCAGCCGCGCCACGCGGGTGCGTGCCACCAGGT of the Rhodoferax koreense genome contains:
- a CDS encoding helix-turn-helix domain-containing protein; this encodes MKATHPKPDESFSDDYTTRDVAKRLGLAVRSIQQMVDRGEFEAWKTHGGHRRISRKSVERWEAARLSTATAAVTAPRNRRATDRPAQPGADPGDARPMKILLIEDSVHFQNLVALLVKQHFPDAELRTAGDGIIGLAMYGQFQPDVMLVDILLPGIDGATLIATLRSHPQFASSRLIVVTSLDESQRGPYAFALEGVPVVHKTALVAELPALLAAPAGATATAVA
- a CDS encoding response regulator, with the protein product MANAAGVLLVEDDPALVRFFRLATEDLGITLRVCATVAEAIVALEAEPSQLIITDLMLPGESGLVLLQRLQQTPRLRAGARLAVCSAGITAQVQGELAALGAWRQMHKPVSVQAVRDCVQEGLRLPVEEASAGSPPGDGADAWVNDEAAAVARYFAGNLALFTSFRESCLAQFPVDMESGDTALAARDAAAFRRVNHTLKSVLLSLGMTQASDCARRLELAAAEADWREAEGDWARLRGLLLSLVRP
- a CDS encoding methyl-accepting chemotaxis protein — its product is MQNNLPITQQEYDFPDADALVSTTDTRGFITHCNHAFVATSGYAYEELIGQPHNLIRHPDMPEAAFKDMWRTIGRGSPWTGFVKNRRKNGDHYWVLANVTPILENGKPCGYMSVRIKPSRAQVHAAEALYARLARQAKAGGHALSLEAGQVRQRGLAGWSARLHQASLTARMGVALALVGGASLLPDLMQWSGPTAALARLGILALGLGAAFAWFHLRQGEALKEAVRFAGELSGCNLLGEPRLDFPEPMGTLMRRLNQIQINLRAVVGDVRKEIAGFTASAREIAQGSLDLAGRTESQASSLEQTAASMEELSGTVRQTADTAAQMASRSDSSREVASRGEQAVRDAREAMDAIEQSSSKIGSITSVIQGIAFQTNILALNAAVEAARAGESGRGFAVVAAEVRALAQRSASAAKEIQQLTAEAAQRIAQGTERIHGAGTTLAEVMNSVRDVSAMVHQITGATQEQSLGIAQVNQAVAQLDTVTQQNAALVEESAASAGALGQSAETLQRAVGVFQMREGTPIRAASGPQVTGMRPAIPAHPRARAHAGAGAATPQVVAHRKTQPLRIGRAR
- a CDS encoding PAS domain-containing sensor histidine kinase translates to MKPGQTPPAQEIQSGFAHSEARLKALFESAMDGIVTIDATQRIVMFNKAAEHMFRCDAATALGQPITRFMPERFRAHHESYVENFGTTGVTMRRMGRIGAISGLRADGEEFPIEASISQVDLDGHKLFTVILRDVTERVRDEQRLREQQETLAAVIDAASDAVVSCDKDGLIVLFNPAAERIFGRTAASMLGQPLDVLMPGRYRDRHGGDLQGFVDSEVTRRAMGAGRVKGVRSDGEELELEASISRSVVNGRLTLTAILRDVTQRARAEAALLRYQSELSDLTQRLMHQEKETTRQLAQALHDQLGQTLTAIRLTFDATPVRSTGSTSADPASQRLGQLIDQAIREVRQVLVDLRPPLLDDHGLAAALDNELQSRDRLLAGVDLLLEVEPEVARLRWPADIEYAAFMVAREATSNAIQHARASLVRVVLTGGERRFRVEVIDDGQGWPLNAQNARPGHLGVVGMRERALAIGAHFTVKPNAGGGTLVCLDWEESS
- a CDS encoding response regulator, yielding MSTLYLVDDHLMVREGLRAVLQIAGHEVVGETADPTVAVAEILRLGPQVLLLDLSLGGRSGFEVLVELQRRAASVRTVVLTMSAQPQHVAEAMRLGAVGYVLKGAPSSEMLRAVEVVLQGRRYLGQEVADLAVQALTGNSDADPFAGLSPRERQIVVMVVKGSSSAAIGRELHLSPKTIDTYRSRLMNKLGTANVTALVRLAMRHQLLGVDAS
- a CDS encoding putative bifunctional diguanylate cyclase/phosphodiesterase; the protein is MPYEKTSAVAVPQLPLENLGDVASMMLQAMQESPAPMMLTNATGDILRVNTAFEQATGYAFAELAGRNPSLLKSGLQGTGFYRSMWSQLRRTGRWQGEIWNRRKDGRLFQEHLSIIALRGTEGNPDYYLGTYAAQAPRGASRDRSRDGATDATTGLPSRQAFAGAADRLCGRHGVVHVLALDIDGFTELNELHGLESGDAVLRQMALRCTEVAAANGRAAVVARVGPDEFAIALAGCRTRGGEEIDAVQPFAARLYARMAMPFDLGSGQSLHVSVSVGLASLVRGCGTATEALLHASVARQQAVPGLPTLQRYEDQDGQRRMAIALREAVRLEQITLAYQPKVALATGRLAGVEALARWVLPDGTAVPPSEFIPLAERRGLIGALGDSVMDTALAQIRAWCDDGLPAPVVAVNFSALQFQRENPTQRLALAMDRHGVPAGLLELELTESLLIGDIDVVMQSLRTFRDLGVTLSIDDFGTGYSSLAYLRRFPIQYLKIDRQFVSAMASDTSACEIVRLIVEMAHRLNLRCIAEGIETVAQLELLKAMGCDEGQGFLLARPMPPLAMDEVLAGRLPWAHLFDGEAAATQPVRAGEAHGTVVERRSVSCATD
- a CDS encoding universal stress protein, with translation MKILLAVDGSDYTKRMTEYLASHAWLVSGNAFTVLTTVLPVPHRAAAFVGTETVKLYYTDDARLVLDPVRDFLQSHGVQAEYVYKVGHPAQEIARYAEENGFDLVMMGSHGHGLVKNLVMGSVATKVLAQCKVPLLLVR
- a CDS encoding TraR/DksA family transcriptional regulator, encoding MDRPIDHTEVLRWLEARSDELRAEIAAAQRLPDRSHEVGDFKDEATDSLASTVSGAEVERDLAELRDNEHTLAIIRQGRYGLCEDCAEPIEAARLQARPASTRCLACQEAAERRPQAAGS